Proteins from a genomic interval of Chthoniobacterales bacterium:
- a CDS encoding prepilin-type N-terminal cleavage/methylation domain-containing protein: protein MKLVLPTPPTLFIPRMIPHAAKSSNTRGFTLVELLTVIGIIVLLMALVMPAMNGIKGGTDLKSATTEISGTLEQARAYAMANNTFVYVGFQEVDVSKADSATPQTSGTGRLAVAVVASKDGTRFPTSALTTNIVAISKLQRFENLHMGPPATTIARPTQNNVLVSDGSIDLAAEAFSWPLGGTAKYKFKRVIEFDPQGVPRPPQGSPSKGWTETIVSRLEIGLRQSKGNTDIASATESAIQLDGVTGASTIYRP from the coding sequence GTGAAACTGGTCCTCCCAACGCCTCCCACCCTCTTCATCCCGCGCATGATCCCACATGCGGCCAAATCCAGCAACACCCGAGGCTTCACGCTGGTTGAGTTGCTGACAGTGATCGGGATCATCGTGTTGTTGATGGCGTTGGTGATGCCAGCGATGAACGGCATCAAGGGAGGGACGGATTTGAAAAGCGCCACCACAGAAATCTCCGGCACGCTGGAGCAGGCGCGGGCTTATGCGATGGCCAACAACACCTTTGTTTATGTCGGATTTCAGGAAGTGGATGTCAGCAAGGCCGACAGTGCCACCCCACAAACCTCTGGCACGGGCCGGTTGGCCGTGGCAGTCGTGGCATCCAAAGACGGCACCCGCTTCCCTACCTCCGCCCTCACCACCAATATCGTGGCCATCTCCAAGTTGCAGCGTTTTGAGAATCTGCACATGGGCCCCCCCGCGACCACCATCGCCCGGCCCACGCAAAACAACGTGTTGGTCTCCGATGGTTCGATTGACTTGGCTGCCGAGGCGTTTTCCTGGCCCTTGGGCGGGACGGCTAAATACAAATTCAAAAGGGTCATCGAATTTGATCCCCAGGGCGTGCCACGTCCTCCGCAAGGCTCTCCGAGCAAAGGTTGGACCGAGACCATAGTCTCCCGGCTGGAGATCGGGCTACGGCAATCCAAGGGGAATACCGACATTGCCAGCGCCACAGAATCCGCCATCCAGTTGGATGGAGTCACCGGGGCCAGCACCATTTACCGGCCATGA
- a CDS encoding glycoside hydrolase family 5 protein — MNKKTNQGGFFRKLFNLLLFLGIAFGYVMYRYDESPRQAWRRIENFIQTKPAPTATPTPTPVATPEPTPVATPTPEPAPEPTPEPVATPEPTPVPTATPKPVDPVAWLISHKAYWPREVALSETLDFPAVQGGKVAGSIKVPASRNVSVIEITPDDVVVAFAGGQRRLPHKATNLSALAVAAMEKAKAETSQTGVSADQAGIVQEQTPPSILPAKMKGLDAWTAVGQMTPGINIGNTFDNVSHWETGWGSPLITEGFIQSLARTGFKSVRLPVAWDTFADKGRITTQQFQRIDELVNWITEAGMFCVINIHWDGGWIDSDVKERYPDTHHTFSPEAEKRFRSYWEQISLHYADKKEKLIFEALNEETNFENEGSVEKAYATLTRVNQLFIDTVRKTGGNNAQRLLIVPGYSTDFGKTCEKEYRLPKDTVPRKLFVSVHYYTPWTFVGMNEDASWGKMKPTWGSEEDIKQLNDLFDGMSDFSKHNDIPVYVGEFSMCSNKEKAYSVLWTNSVFQAALKRKMVPVLWDIGGAISRREPYEPSEELSDMLRNKGNPSTTPASTPQ; from the coding sequence ATGAATAAGAAAACCAATCAGGGCGGATTCTTTCGCAAGCTGTTTAACCTGCTTTTGTTCCTGGGCATTGCATTTGGCTATGTGATGTATCGCTACGACGAAAGTCCGAGACAGGCCTGGCGGCGCATCGAGAATTTCATCCAAACGAAGCCTGCGCCGACCGCCACGCCGACTCCCACACCCGTTGCCACTCCAGAGCCTACCCCCGTCGCCACGCCTACCCCCGAGCCTGCCCCCGAGCCGACGCCCGAGCCTGTCGCCACTCCAGAGCCAACGCCCGTTCCGACCGCCACACCAAAGCCGGTTGATCCCGTAGCATGGCTGATCTCCCACAAGGCTTATTGGCCACGCGAGGTGGCGCTTTCGGAGACCTTGGACTTTCCCGCAGTGCAAGGCGGCAAGGTCGCTGGTTCCATAAAGGTGCCAGCATCCAGAAATGTATCGGTGATTGAAATCACGCCAGATGATGTTGTTGTCGCCTTTGCGGGAGGGCAGAGACGACTGCCGCACAAAGCCACCAATCTCTCCGCACTCGCAGTGGCCGCAATGGAGAAGGCCAAGGCGGAAACCTCCCAGACCGGCGTGTCGGCAGATCAGGCAGGCATTGTTCAAGAGCAAACTCCTCCCTCCATCCTGCCGGCAAAAATGAAAGGTCTTGATGCCTGGACGGCGGTCGGTCAAATGACCCCCGGTATCAACATCGGCAACACCTTTGACAACGTCTCGCATTGGGAAACGGGCTGGGGCAGTCCGCTCATCACGGAGGGATTCATCCAGAGCCTTGCGCGCACAGGCTTCAAGAGCGTCCGGTTGCCCGTTGCCTGGGATACTTTTGCCGATAAAGGCCGCATCACGACGCAACAGTTCCAGCGGATTGATGAGCTAGTCAACTGGATCACCGAAGCCGGGATGTTTTGCGTGATCAACATCCACTGGGACGGGGGCTGGATCGACTCCGACGTGAAGGAACGCTATCCCGACACCCACCATACCTTCAGTCCCGAGGCGGAAAAAAGGTTCCGATCTTATTGGGAACAGATTTCCCTCCATTACGCCGATAAGAAAGAGAAGCTCATCTTCGAGGCCCTCAACGAAGAAACCAACTTTGAAAACGAGGGGTCGGTGGAGAAGGCGTATGCCACGCTGACCCGCGTGAACCAACTGTTCATCGACACGGTGCGCAAAACTGGCGGCAACAACGCGCAGCGTCTCCTGATCGTCCCCGGCTACTCGACGGATTTCGGTAAGACGTGCGAAAAAGAATACCGCCTGCCGAAGGATACAGTCCCCAGAAAGCTGTTCGTCTCGGTCCACTACTACACGCCTTGGACCTTTGTGGGGATGAACGAAGACGCGTCATGGGGCAAGATGAAGCCCACCTGGGGCAGCGAAGAGGACATAAAGCAGTTGAACGACCTCTTTGACGGGATGAGCGACTTTTCCAAGCACAACGATATCCCGGTTTACGTCGGCGAATTCTCGATGTGCTCCAACAAGGAGAAAGCTTATAGCGTCCTCTGGACCAACTCGGTATTCCAAGCCGCGCTGAAAAGGAAAATGGTTCCCGTGCTCTGGGACATCGGCGGTGCAATATCCCGTCGCGAGCCATACGAACCGAGCGAGGAACTCTCCGATATGCTGCGGAACAAGGGGAATCCATCCACAACCCCAGCCTCAACACCGCAATAA
- a CDS encoding prepilin-type N-terminal cleavage/methylation domain-containing protein, whose amino-acid sequence MATMSRHHFSRIALRSPSCHRAFTLIELLVVIAIIAILAAIVLPAVNSARKAAGSAKTVAHLRHIQAADALYASEYDGFFVGNAPFGDGNPYGSPWFAYIPFIKNLGVGAGYGGDYYWPAWGNEYPEALKTGSNVKVSSPPTDGRSRTIAMNMTAWSHTQAGDPGAYNIYWSDAMGTPGKIRMQSVAKPSRFIMFYESCDCKGSMQYRLNWNESADSAQTNNVGMAFRNGGKCNVVFADGHVEALTKKDVTDDTDAKKLFWFDPSLVGVQ is encoded by the coding sequence ATGGCAACCATGTCCCGACATCACTTTTCCCGAATCGCTCTGCGGAGCCCGTCTTGCCACCGAGCCTTTACCTTGATCGAGCTCCTTGTTGTCATCGCGATTATTGCCATCTTGGCTGCCATCGTGTTGCCTGCGGTCAACTCGGCCCGCAAAGCCGCGGGTTCGGCCAAGACTGTGGCGCACCTGCGTCACATCCAAGCTGCCGACGCTCTTTACGCGAGCGAGTACGACGGGTTCTTCGTCGGAAATGCCCCGTTTGGAGATGGTAATCCCTACGGTTCTCCTTGGTTCGCGTATATCCCGTTCATAAAAAATCTTGGAGTGGGGGCTGGATACGGTGGGGACTACTATTGGCCTGCTTGGGGCAATGAATATCCCGAAGCCCTGAAGACAGGGAGTAACGTAAAGGTGAGCAGTCCTCCCACTGATGGTCGCAGTCGCACCATCGCCATGAATATGACAGCCTGGAGTCACACCCAAGCCGGTGACCCGGGCGCTTACAACATTTATTGGTCTGATGCCATGGGGACACCAGGCAAGATACGGATGCAAAGTGTTGCTAAGCCATCGCGGTTTATCATGTTTTACGAGTCTTGCGATTGTAAAGGAAGCATGCAATATCGCCTAAACTGGAATGAATCGGCGGATAGTGCCCAGACCAACAATGTCGGCATGGCGTTTCGCAATGGAGGGAAATGCAATGTGGTCTTCGCAGATGGACATGTGGAGGCTCTCACAAAGAAGGATGTGACCGACGATACCGATGCGAAGAAGCTATTTTGGTTCGATCCCAGTTTGGTTGGGGTTCAATGA
- a CDS encoding MFS transporter, which yields MPDNTPSDNRDDLKENFEIVPNPGVSVVGEPPHPQLPAGGEKTSDRVPMRQKIGYGLGTFPDIFGHWLYPTIAFQIFGLYLHVPQWQIGVAVILNRVFDAISDPFFGWLSDNTRSRWGRRRPFMLIGCLLAGIALPFLLAVSPSWSPTTCFWFMILSSALYLPIVSSFNMPYQSLGNEMTPDYHERTSVFSFKSAVQKVPELGLFFFGNFFSRAVWVGADSSNVFERIKLLFTTTEAWQSAADGAKPNMLLGAQVYLVMCGLLIIIAGLACTALVRERYYTKLVSKGQQRISIKETLWQTLQCRPFRIQLGMQMAYNMGLSMVGTLGFAVTIYYVCRGNTSEGNFYNSLMGVTAMLMGFLGIPFFTFLSHRLGKIHALMWVFCMAIAVFIGTWWLYTPHIVWLQLLASGSIAFTGVGFWMLMGSIGADVMDYDELEGGRRREGSFSACGSWINKVGMALGAGISFFILQWVGFDSNLVTQTPFTIFMIRFLFIVIPVVGLVLSVIALMRFPLTQEKMAEIRRQLENRRGTV from the coding sequence ATGCCTGACAACACCCCCAGCGACAATCGGGACGACCTCAAAGAAAATTTCGAGATCGTCCCCAACCCCGGCGTCAGCGTTGTTGGCGAGCCCCCCCATCCGCAACTGCCAGCGGGCGGCGAAAAGACGAGCGACCGCGTGCCGATGCGGCAAAAGATCGGCTACGGCCTCGGCACGTTCCCCGACATCTTCGGGCACTGGCTCTACCCGACCATCGCGTTTCAGATTTTCGGACTCTACCTGCACGTCCCGCAGTGGCAGATCGGCGTGGCGGTAATCCTGAACCGCGTGTTCGACGCGATCTCCGACCCGTTCTTCGGGTGGTTGTCGGACAACACCCGCTCCCGCTGGGGCCGCCGCCGGCCCTTCATGCTCATCGGCTGCCTGTTGGCGGGCATCGCATTGCCGTTCCTGCTCGCGGTCAGCCCGAGCTGGTCTCCCACGACTTGCTTCTGGTTCATGATCCTCTCGTCGGCGCTCTACCTGCCGATCGTCAGCAGCTTCAACATGCCCTACCAGAGCCTCGGCAACGAAATGACGCCGGACTATCACGAACGAACCAGCGTGTTTTCGTTCAAAAGCGCGGTGCAAAAAGTCCCCGAGCTGGGATTGTTTTTCTTCGGCAATTTCTTCTCGCGCGCCGTGTGGGTGGGCGCGGACAGCTCGAATGTGTTTGAGCGCATCAAGCTGCTTTTCACCACGACGGAGGCATGGCAGTCCGCCGCCGACGGGGCGAAGCCCAACATGCTGCTCGGCGCGCAGGTCTATCTCGTGATGTGCGGACTGCTCATCATCATCGCCGGCCTCGCCTGCACCGCCCTGGTTCGCGAGCGCTATTACACGAAGCTCGTCTCGAAGGGACAGCAGCGGATTTCCATCAAGGAAACGCTCTGGCAGACCCTCCAGTGCCGGCCGTTTCGCATCCAGCTCGGCATGCAGATGGCCTACAACATGGGCCTGAGCATGGTGGGCACGCTGGGCTTCGCCGTGACGATCTATTACGTCTGCCGCGGCAACACCTCCGAGGGTAACTTCTACAACTCGCTCATGGGCGTCACCGCCATGCTGATGGGCTTCCTCGGCATTCCGTTCTTCACATTTCTTTCGCACCGATTGGGAAAAATCCACGCTTTGATGTGGGTGTTCTGCATGGCCATCGCCGTGTTCATCGGCACCTGGTGGCTTTACACTCCCCACATCGTCTGGCTGCAGCTCCTTGCCTCCGGCTCCATCGCCTTCACCGGCGTCGGCTTCTGGATGCTGATGGGATCGATCGGGGCCGACGTCATGGACTACGACGAACTCGAAGGCGGCCGCCGTCGCGAAGGGTCGTTCTCCGCCTGCGGCTCCTGGATCAACAAAGTCGGCATGGCCCTCGGCGCCGGCATCTCGTTTTTCATTCTCCAGTGGGTCGGCTTCGACTCGAACCTTGTCACCCAGACCCCGTTCACGATCTTCATGATCCGCTTCCTGTTCATCGTCATCCCTGTCGTCGGCCTTGTTTTGTCGGTCATTGCCCTGATGCGTTTCCCGCTCACCCAAGAAAAGATGGCCGAGATTCGCCGTCAACTCGAGAACCGCCGGGGCACAGTCTGA
- the yicI gene encoding alpha-xylosidase, with the protein MKFTDGLWLHQPGVTAHYAAEAYEAVRDGDDLIVYATTQVVRHRGQTLQGPLLTLRLSAVLPGIIKVRIEHYSGDLERGPKIPLQPLPAMPVEISIGESEASITSGSMTARVGLKTGGWELRFESGDRLLTKSAWRNLGYAQWQDRGNFLFEQLSLAVGECVYGFGERFTAFVKNGQVVENWNKDGGTSSDQAYKAVPFYLTNRGYGVLVNETGPVSFEVASEKTNRAQFSVAGESLEYFVIDGPTPHDVIEKLTALTGRPALPPAWSFGLWLTTSFVTSYDEETCTSFIEEMKTRDLPLHVFHFDCFWMREFNWCDFEWDPRTFPDPAGMLQRLHERGLKICVWINPYIAQRSPLFEEGKQGGFLLEKTDGGVWQTDLWQPGMGIVDFTNPAACEWYASHLRRLLDMGVDCFKTDFGERIPTDVAWHDGSDSKGMHNHYSVIYNECVFNALEAARGKGEAVLFARSAYASGQRFPLHWGGDCWSSFESMAESLRGGLSLSLCGFGFWSHDIGGFEGNGSPAVYKRWIAFGLLSSHSRLHGNSSYRIPWAYDEEACDVLRTFTKLKCRLMPYLFARAVEAHKKGRPTLRAMLLEFPDDPASDTLDRQYMLGDALLVAPVMTEDGRVSYYLPAGTWTHLLTGESLAGGSWHIAQHDFFSLPLFVRPGTILPLGACEDRPDYDFAEGVTFRIYQLAAGATATCEIPALDGATSRSLTATRTDESLTLELTGPHTGPWSVQLIGIDGVKSVKGGALQADAGGTLIVPDKDARSMTVHF; encoded by the coding sequence ATGAAATTTACAGACGGCCTTTGGCTCCATCAACCCGGTGTCACCGCCCACTACGCGGCGGAAGCTTATGAAGCGGTCCGCGACGGCGACGACTTGATCGTTTATGCGACGACGCAGGTCGTCCGGCATCGCGGCCAGACCTTGCAGGGACCGCTGCTTACGCTGCGTTTGAGCGCGGTGCTGCCAGGCATCATCAAGGTGCGGATCGAGCATTACTCCGGCGATCTCGAGCGCGGGCCGAAAATTCCGCTGCAGCCGCTGCCTGCGATGCCCGTTGAAATTTCGATCGGCGAGTCGGAGGCCTCGATCACTTCGGGCAGCATGACCGCCCGCGTGGGATTGAAGACCGGCGGGTGGGAACTGCGGTTCGAGTCCGGCGACCGCCTGCTCACGAAGAGCGCCTGGCGCAACCTCGGGTATGCGCAATGGCAGGACCGCGGGAACTTCCTTTTCGAGCAGCTTTCGCTCGCGGTGGGCGAGTGCGTTTACGGGTTCGGCGAGCGCTTCACGGCGTTCGTGAAAAATGGCCAGGTCGTGGAGAACTGGAACAAGGACGGCGGAACGAGCAGCGATCAGGCTTACAAAGCGGTGCCGTTTTACCTGACGAATCGCGGCTATGGCGTGCTGGTGAACGAGACGGGCCCCGTGTCGTTCGAGGTCGCGTCGGAAAAGACCAACCGCGCGCAGTTCAGCGTGGCGGGCGAGAGCCTGGAGTATTTCGTGATCGACGGCCCGACGCCGCACGACGTGATCGAAAAATTGACGGCGTTGACGGGCCGCCCCGCCCTGCCGCCGGCGTGGTCGTTCGGTCTGTGGCTGACGACCTCGTTCGTCACGAGCTACGACGAGGAGACCTGCACGAGCTTCATTGAGGAAATGAAGACACGCGACCTTCCGTTGCATGTCTTCCATTTCGACTGCTTCTGGATGAGGGAGTTCAACTGGTGCGATTTCGAGTGGGATCCGCGCACGTTTCCCGATCCGGCCGGCATGCTCCAGCGCCTGCACGAACGCGGGCTCAAAATTTGCGTGTGGATCAATCCCTACATCGCGCAGCGGTCGCCGCTCTTCGAGGAAGGCAAGCAGGGCGGTTTTCTGCTCGAGAAAACGGACGGCGGTGTTTGGCAGACCGACCTCTGGCAGCCGGGCATGGGCATCGTGGATTTCACGAATCCCGCCGCGTGCGAGTGGTATGCCAGCCATCTGCGGCGTCTGCTCGACATGGGGGTGGACTGTTTCAAGACGGACTTTGGCGAGCGCATTCCCACCGACGTCGCCTGGCACGACGGCTCCGACTCCAAGGGCATGCACAATCACTACAGCGTGATCTACAACGAATGCGTCTTCAACGCGCTCGAAGCGGCGCGGGGCAAGGGCGAGGCCGTCCTGTTCGCGCGCTCGGCCTACGCCTCCGGGCAGCGCTTTCCTCTGCACTGGGGCGGCGATTGTTGGTCGAGCTTCGAGTCGATGGCCGAGAGCCTGCGCGGCGGGCTTTCCCTCAGCCTCTGCGGCTTCGGATTCTGGAGCCACGATATCGGCGGCTTCGAGGGCAACGGCAGCCCGGCGGTCTATAAGCGGTGGATCGCCTTTGGCCTGCTTTCCTCGCACAGCCGACTGCACGGCAACTCCAGCTACCGCATCCCGTGGGCCTACGACGAGGAGGCCTGCGATGTCCTGCGCACCTTCACGAAGCTCAAGTGCCGCCTCATGCCCTACCTTTTCGCCCGGGCCGTCGAAGCGCATAAAAAGGGCCGCCCGACGCTCCGCGCGATGTTGCTGGAGTTTCCCGACGACCCCGCCAGCGATACGCTCGACCGTCAATACATGCTCGGCGACGCCCTGCTCGTCGCGCCCGTGATGACGGAAGATGGCCGCGTGAGCTATTACCTGCCGGCCGGAACGTGGACGCACCTTCTCACCGGCGAATCCCTGGCCGGCGGCTCCTGGCACATCGCGCAGCACGACTTTTTCAGCCTGCCGCTGTTCGTGCGCCCGGGAACGATCCTGCCGCTCGGCGCCTGCGAAGACCGGCCCGACTACGACTTCGCCGAGGGCGTCACCTTCCGCATCTACCAGCTTGCCGCAGGCGCGACGGCCACCTGCGAAATCCCGGCGCTCGACGGCGCGACCTCGCGTTCCCTCACCGCCACGCGGACGGACGAAAGCCTCACGCTGGAATTGACGGGACCGCACACCGGACCCTGGAGCGTGCAGCTCATCGGCATCGACGGCGTGAAATCTGTCAAGGGCGGCGCCTTGCAAGCGGACGCCGGCGGCACGCTCATCGTGCCGGACAAGGATGCCCGCTCCATGACCGTCCATTTCTAA
- a CDS encoding glycoside hydrolase family 3 C-terminal domain-containing protein: MTSHTASPSSFSTSHSESSLEDLVENLLSLLTLEEKIGLVHGNTKFSTSGVPRLNIPERWLTDGPHGVREEISPDSWMPAGRWDDYATALPISLALAATWNPALALTGGEVLGAEARARKKDILLAPGVNIQRTPLCGRTFEYFGEDPFLTTRMAVNYIRGVQSQGVAACVKHLAVNNQEVERMTIDVEVDERTLREIYLPAFQAAVQEAGVCVVMGAYNKLRGQWCSHNDYLLNHILKEEWKFQGLVVSDWNAVHDTTEAVFNGLDLEMGTELPPDEHFLAEPFRQGILDGTYPLEALDEKVRRNLRVLIATGGMESEENRPVGRLGTPEHRAVAGEIAGEAIVLLKNEGALLPIVLDKVRSIAVIGENARRKHSKGGFGAGVKVMHEVNALEGIMQRSSLVTDVTYSKGYSSEETTGDLIERAVEAARRADIAIVFAGLSRALYSDDESTDRASLALPFGQDELISRVAAANPRTIVVMVSGSPVAMDSWIGSVPVVLQAWYGGVEAGTVIASVLFGDTTPSGKLPCTFPRHLEDIAAHAFGPTAYPGLDGKVTYEEGLMVGYRHFDTKGIEPLFAFGHGLSYTDFAYSDLELEAGDDGVFLNASFDLANIGTCRGAEVAQLYIQDIESSLPRPAKELKGFTKITLEPGERRRVTIPLDLRAFMFFHPEQGGWLAESGDFRILIGSSSRDLRLETVYHLKNSQFEPLQASPSGRATGDSVSMPALLACESGS, translated from the coding sequence ATGACCTCTCACACTGCCTCTCCGTCGAGTTTTTCCACCAGCCATTCTGAATCCAGCCTTGAAGACCTAGTGGAAAACTTGCTCTCCCTTCTGACTCTGGAAGAGAAAATCGGTCTTGTGCATGGAAACACCAAGTTCAGCACATCGGGCGTGCCGAGATTAAATATCCCGGAGCGCTGGTTGACCGACGGTCCTCATGGCGTTCGCGAGGAGATTTCCCCTGATAGCTGGATGCCAGCCGGGCGCTGGGATGATTATGCGACCGCCCTGCCCATTTCTCTCGCGCTGGCTGCAACTTGGAACCCCGCTTTGGCCCTGACGGGCGGAGAGGTGCTCGGGGCCGAAGCCCGCGCCCGGAAGAAGGACATCCTGCTTGCACCCGGAGTGAACATCCAGCGCACACCGCTCTGTGGCCGCACGTTCGAGTATTTTGGCGAAGATCCCTTCCTCACAACGAGAATGGCGGTGAATTATATTCGCGGCGTGCAATCCCAGGGAGTGGCTGCCTGCGTGAAACACCTGGCGGTGAACAACCAGGAAGTCGAACGAATGACGATCGACGTTGAGGTTGACGAGCGGACTTTGCGCGAAATTTATCTGCCAGCTTTTCAAGCGGCGGTGCAGGAGGCCGGCGTCTGCGTGGTCATGGGCGCCTACAACAAACTGCGCGGCCAGTGGTGTTCCCACAACGACTATCTCCTCAATCACATTCTCAAGGAGGAATGGAAATTCCAGGGGCTTGTCGTTTCCGACTGGAATGCCGTTCACGACACCACCGAGGCAGTTTTTAACGGATTGGATCTCGAAATGGGGACCGAACTCCCACCCGATGAACATTTTCTGGCGGAGCCATTCCGCCAAGGCATCCTCGACGGAACCTACCCGCTCGAAGCTCTCGATGAGAAGGTGCGTCGCAATCTACGTGTGCTGATTGCCACTGGAGGCATGGAGAGCGAAGAGAACCGTCCCGTCGGCCGTCTGGGCACGCCAGAGCATCGCGCCGTCGCAGGCGAAATCGCCGGGGAGGCCATCGTCCTGCTGAAGAATGAGGGAGCTCTCCTTCCCATAGTCCTCGACAAAGTGCGTTCCATCGCCGTGATCGGCGAGAACGCCAGACGCAAACACTCGAAGGGAGGCTTCGGAGCCGGGGTGAAAGTGATGCACGAGGTTAATGCTCTGGAAGGGATCATGCAGCGCTCCAGCCTCGTGACTGACGTCACTTATTCCAAAGGCTACAGTTCCGAGGAAACTACCGGAGACTTGATCGAGCGCGCCGTGGAAGCCGCCCGCCGGGCGGATATCGCCATCGTATTTGCGGGCTTGAGCCGTGCGCTGTATTCCGACGACGAAAGCACAGATCGCGCCAGCCTCGCCCTCCCATTCGGTCAGGACGAGTTGATCAGCCGTGTCGCCGCAGCCAACCCGCGCACCATTGTCGTGATGGTCTCCGGTTCGCCTGTGGCGATGGATTCTTGGATCGGATCGGTGCCGGTGGTGCTACAGGCGTGGTATGGTGGCGTGGAGGCGGGAACCGTCATTGCCAGCGTGCTTTTCGGAGACACGACCCCGTCGGGGAAACTGCCCTGCACCTTTCCCCGCCATCTGGAGGACATTGCGGCTCATGCGTTTGGACCGACGGCCTATCCGGGCCTCGATGGGAAAGTCACTTACGAGGAGGGTCTCATGGTAGGCTACCGCCATTTCGACACCAAGGGCATCGAACCACTCTTTGCCTTCGGGCACGGCCTGTCATACACCGATTTCGCATACTCTGATCTGGAACTGGAAGCTGGCGACGATGGGGTGTTTCTCAATGCAAGCTTCGATCTCGCCAACATCGGCACCTGTCGCGGGGCGGAAGTGGCGCAGCTCTATATTCAGGACATCGAATCCTCTCTACCGCGTCCGGCCAAAGAGTTGAAAGGATTCACCAAGATCACGCTCGAACCGGGCGAGCGGCGGCGCGTCACGATTCCTCTCGACCTGAGAGCCTTTATGTTTTTTCACCCCGAACAGGGTGGCTGGCTGGCGGAAAGCGGGGATTTCCGCATCCTGATAGGCAGTTCGTCCCGGGATCTCCGGCTTGAGACGGTGTATCATCTTAAGAATTCTCAGTTTGAGCCGTTGCAAGCCTCGCCAAGCGGGCGGGCGACGGGCGATTCAGTTTCGATGCCCGCCCTCCTGGCTTGTGAATCCGGGTCTTGA